The following coding sequences lie in one Arachis ipaensis cultivar K30076 chromosome B03, Araip1.1, whole genome shotgun sequence genomic window:
- the LOC107630607 gene encoding probable flavin-containing monooxygenase 1 isoform X2 — protein sequence MVSPFPRKEHGILQCNIPRTSPESTLIQHRANSSAIFILFQVYEAEFVILCIGKYSGVPNIPLFPPGQGPEVFKGKVLHSMNYSALDNKIAAELIKDKRVTVIGSQKSAIDIATECAHANGVKYPCTMIQRSAHWFFPELNILGIDIEYFYANRFAELLVHKPGESFLLSLVATLLSPLRWGLAKVAESYLRWRLPMKKYGLVPSYSILQGISSCRIGVLAENFYDKLKEGSILIKKSQSFGFCKEGLLINGEAKPLETDIVILATGYKGDEKLQSIFKSHVFQKYIIGSKSSSVPLYRQIIHPRIPQLAIIGYAESLSNLYSSEMRCQWLAHFLDGNIELPTITEMEKDVKVWDDNMKLHAGEYYWKSCIANCGIWYNDQLCKDIGCNHRRKKGLFAELFEPYGPKDYVGLSHKR from the exons GTGTATGAGGCTGAGTTTGTTATTCTCTGCATTGGGAAATATAGTGGTGTACCTAACATTCCCCTATTCCCTCCTGGACAAGGCCCAGAAGTTTTCAAAGGCAAGGTTTTGCATTCAATGAACTACTCTGCTTTAGACAATAAGATTGCTGCTGAGTTGATTAAAGATAAGAGAGTTACAGTAATTGGTTCACAGAAATCTGCTATTGATATTGCAACTGAATGTGCACATGCAAATG GAGTCAAGTATCCTTGCACAATGATCCAAAGATCTGCTCACTGGTTTTTCCCAGAACTCAACATTTTGGGAATTGATATAGAATATTTTTATGCAAATCgttttgctgagcttttagttcACAAGCCTGGAGAGTCCTTCCTACTTAGCCTTGTGGCAACTCTGCTTTCACCATTG AGGTGGGGACTGGCGAAAGTGGCCGAATCATATCTGAGATGGAGGCTTCCAATGAAGAAGTATGGATTGGTGCCGAGTTACAGCATTCTTCAAGGAATCTCTTCGTGTCGTATTGGGGTGCTTGCTGAGAACTTTTATGACAAATTAAAAGAAGGATCCATTCTCATAAAGAAATCACAAAGCTTTGGATTTTGCAAAGAAGGTTTACTCATTAATGGAGAAGCCAAGCCACTAGAAACTGATATAGTAATTCTCGCTACAGGTTACAAAGGTGATGAAAAACTCCAAAGCATATTCAAATCACATGTGTTCCAAAAATACATCATTGGGTCAAAGTCTTCATCTGTTCCCCTCTACAG GCAGATAATTCACCCTCGAATTCCTCAATTGGCAATAATAGGATATGCTGAGAGCCTATCAAATCTATACTCCTCTGAAATGAGGTGCCAGTGGCTAGCACATTTTCTGGATGGAAAcattgagcttccaaccataactgAAATGGAAAAGGATGTCAAGGTGTGGGATGACAATATGAAACTACATGCTGGTGAATATTATTGGAAATCGTGCATTGCAAATTGTGGCATTTGGTATAATGATCAATTGTGTAAAGACATTGGGTGTAACCACAGAAGAAAAAAGGGTCTTTTTGCGGAGTTGTTTGAACCATATGGGCCGAAAGATTATGTTGGTCTTAGTCATAAACGATGA